Proteins encoded within one genomic window of Methanosarcina barkeri str. Wiesmoor:
- a CDS encoding histone deacetylase, whose product MKLGLGRLKDALKNGSGTASVDGEKEQAENKDKAEKEEMQTIKSKENMPEISEEKEGNTMELKKTGMEVKKGLLSPADRTGAEKTGLIFFPAFDWAISPTHPEREERLLYTRDQIFEEGLMDLPEIAEYKPRLAEYRDIARVHFCVPDIKAQATTPHLIAAGSCLVLGDALMKAEVKNAFSLIRPPGHHAMTVSHGNRGFCNINNEAILVEYLRKTYGIRKIAIVDTDVHHGDGTQDIFYNDPDVLFISFHQDGRTLFPGSGFMSELGGPKALGRTINIPLPPGTPDEGILYVLDSLVLPILEDFKPELVLNSAGQDNHYTDPLANMRFSTQGYAKLNEKLAPDMAVLEGGYAIQSALPYVNTGIILAMAGLDYSCVREPDFKPGMFVQASRDRKTLEEIVATQLENWKNRDRLVEAEVAKHGDFYRRKKQIFYDTDMIQEFQEETIRMCPDCLGYKTIDSHAHGGAGNPRIFGVSIPIYACEKCQAEAREEYRKRLIHPEYDYVYLQDKKQDEYRAYNTRTKKEKVY is encoded by the coding sequence ATGAAACTGGGGCTTGGAAGACTCAAGGATGCGCTGAAGAATGGCTCAGGAACAGCTTCAGTAGATGGGGAAAAAGAGCAGGCAGAAAATAAAGATAAAGCCGAGAAAGAAGAGATGCAGACGATAAAAAGTAAAGAAAACATGCCTGAAATATCCGAGGAAAAGGAGGGAAATACAATGGAACTGAAAAAAACCGGGATGGAAGTGAAAAAAGGACTATTATCCCCGGCAGACCGCACTGGGGCCGAGAAGACAGGCCTTATTTTCTTCCCCGCCTTTGACTGGGCTATTTCACCAACTCACCCCGAAAGAGAAGAGCGCCTTCTTTATACGAGAGATCAGATCTTTGAAGAAGGTCTGATGGATTTGCCAGAAATAGCCGAATATAAACCTCGCCTTGCAGAGTACAGGGATATTGCCAGGGTTCACTTCTGTGTGCCTGACATAAAAGCCCAGGCTACAACCCCTCACCTGATTGCAGCAGGCAGTTGCCTGGTGCTTGGGGATGCCCTGATGAAGGCAGAGGTCAAAAATGCTTTTTCGCTTATCCGTCCGCCTGGACATCATGCAATGACAGTCTCACATGGGAACCGGGGATTTTGTAATATCAATAACGAAGCTATCCTTGTCGAGTATCTAAGAAAAACATACGGGATACGCAAGATTGCGATTGTGGATACCGATGTGCATCATGGGGATGGGACTCAGGATATTTTCTATAATGATCCTGATGTGCTTTTTATTTCCTTCCACCAGGACGGGAGAACTCTTTTCCCTGGCTCGGGCTTTATGAGTGAACTGGGAGGCCCAAAAGCCCTTGGAAGGACGATCAATATTCCTCTGCCGCCAGGGACCCCTGATGAAGGAATACTTTACGTGCTCGATTCACTTGTGCTTCCAATTCTTGAGGATTTCAAACCTGAGCTTGTCCTGAATTCTGCGGGACAGGATAACCACTACACTGACCCTCTCGCAAATATGCGCTTTTCCACACAGGGTTATGCAAAATTGAATGAAAAACTTGCTCCTGATATGGCCGTGCTTGAAGGAGGTTACGCAATCCAGAGTGCACTGCCTTATGTGAATACAGGTATAATCCTTGCAATGGCAGGGCTTGATTATTCCTGTGTAAGGGAACCTGACTTCAAGCCAGGCATGTTTGTCCAGGCTTCAAGGGATAGAAAAACCCTGGAAGAAATAGTTGCAACCCAGCTTGAAAACTGGAAAAACAGGGACAGACTCGTAGAGGCTGAAGTGGCAAAACACGGAGACTTTTACCGCCGAAAAAAACAGATCTTTTACGATACGGATATGATTCAGGAGTTCCAGGAAGAAACCATCCGTATGTGCCCTGACTGCCTGGGCTACAAAACCATTGACTCCCATGCTCATGGGGGCGCAGGCAATCCCAGGATCTTCGGGGTTTCGATTCCGATCTACGCCTGTGAGAAGTGCCAGGCTGAAGCCAGGGAAGAGTACAGGAAAAGGCTAATTCATCCGGAATATGATTACGTTTACCTGCAGGATAAAAAACAGGATGAATACAGAGCGTATAATACAAGAACAAAGAAGGAAAAAGTTTATTAA
- a CDS encoding NosD domain-containing protein, whose product MNSAVANDVIIVAPGTYKENIYIGISGLVIKSSSGSPKDTKIVANDSSKYVIQIQNVNRVTIKGFNVSGGNHGIGLEGSTGSTLEDNVVHSNKNFSIYLANANNNILINNTMFNNTNGINLVFSDGNNISENKVFNDTIGSNTHNIFLNNSHNNNLQSNIVSDGEYGIAMRYSNNNNLTSNNASGNKKGIYLTLKSSANKLLGNLANSNLESGIILDNAGSGNNLINNTARLNSNNGIGLANSSNNYLTNNVASQNNKGIYLQSSASGNLLSGNIVNLNFQGIQLENAGSNNNLTGNTVNFNTNYGIYLVNSRNNFLLDNIALSDNKGIYIMSSNGNKISNNTLLDTITEGITLSLSNSNTLSRNSVYNNSFGIFLNSSDSNEISSNTITSARNYSIAMCAASNGNHVFNNYFNSKYNTRVRNASNDWNTTKTAGTSIAGGPYLGGNFWGTPSGEGHSQTKADNDSDGITEEIFSTANVTDYLPLVAVEAPVFPEANFSTNISSGPFPLTVQFTDTSQNAISLSWDFGDGNNSTAKNPVHIFYAVGTYTVNLTATNANGTKSKTADITVLDEEILPVANFTVNKTSGYYPLTVLFNDLSQNAISLSWDFGDGANSTEQNPVHTYSAAGTYTVRLTATNANGTSPAKTATITVTEESSSSGGSSHHSSGGGGGGGGSPEPQTNVQVKELSRAQVTNGKPVMFEFPNNVTCVVYVGFDAKKTAGKITTIAEQLKNKSPLVSALDSGEVYKYFNLWVGNSGFASSNNIENPVVCFKVEKSWLQDKKINQNSITLNRYNDNKWSQIPVKLLKEDSKYLYFTAETPGFSFFAIAGKAVEKEKVAEAKPSTNTSKLEKNSTVSETEPEQKTEQEAEKDKTTSIPGFEALYVVACLFMVFLHRRK is encoded by the coding sequence GTGAACAGTGCAGTTGCAAACGATGTGATTATCGTCGCACCTGGAACTTATAAAGAAAATATCTACATAGGCATAAGTGGCCTGGTAATCAAATCTTCTTCCGGTAGCCCTAAGGACACGAAAATTGTTGCGAACGACTCATCTAAATACGTAATCCAAATTCAGAATGTAAATCGCGTAACAATTAAAGGGTTTAATGTTTCTGGAGGAAACCATGGTATAGGCCTGGAAGGCTCAACAGGGAGCACTTTAGAAGATAATGTAGTACATTCAAATAAGAATTTCAGCATCTATCTGGCAAATGCAAACAACAACATTTTGATAAATAACACAATGTTCAACAATACCAACGGTATTAACCTGGTATTTTCTGACGGAAATAATATCTCGGAAAACAAGGTTTTTAATGACACTATAGGTTCGAACACTCATAACATTTTCCTGAATAATTCTCACAATAACAATCTTCAAAGCAATATCGTTTCGGACGGCGAATATGGAATAGCCATGCGATATTCCAACAACAACAACCTTACCAGCAATAACGCTTCTGGAAATAAAAAAGGCATTTACCTGACCTTAAAATCCAGCGCAAACAAGCTTTTGGGAAACCTGGCAAATTCAAATTTAGAAAGCGGCATAATTTTAGATAACGCCGGCAGTGGCAACAACCTTATCAACAATACTGCCAGGCTGAATTCCAATAATGGCATCGGGCTTGCAAATTCCAGCAACAATTACCTGACCAATAACGTTGCATCTCAAAACAACAAGGGAATATATTTACAGTCTTCAGCCAGTGGAAATCTCCTTTCAGGCAATATTGTGAATTTGAATTTTCAAGGTATTCAGCTTGAAAACGCTGGCAGTAATAACAACCTTACCGGAAACACTGTAAATTTTAATACTAATTATGGGATCTATCTGGTGAATTCCAGAAATAATTTCCTGCTTGACAATATAGCTTTGAGCGATAATAAAGGCATCTACATCATGAGCTCAAACGGAAACAAAATTTCTAACAATACGCTCTTGGATACTATCACTGAAGGAATAACGCTCTCACTTTCCAACAGCAACACCCTTTCAAGAAATAGTGTTTATAACAACAGTTTTGGAATTTTTTTGAACTCTTCTGATAGTAACGAGATCTCAAGCAATACTATAACTAGTGCTCGAAATTATAGTATTGCTATGTGTGCCGCTAGTAATGGTAACCACGTTTTTAATAACTACTTCAACAGCAAATATAATACAAGGGTTAGAAATGCTTCAAATGACTGGAATACGACTAAAACTGCGGGCACAAGTATTGCCGGTGGGCCGTACCTCGGAGGAAACTTCTGGGGAACGCCTAGCGGAGAAGGGCATTCTCAAACCAAAGCAGATAATGACAGTGACGGCATTACTGAAGAGATATTTTCCACAGCCAACGTCACAGACTACCTCCCGCTTGTAGCTGTAGAAGCACCTGTGTTTCCTGAGGCAAACTTCTCAACTAACATTAGCAGTGGTCCTTTCCCTCTGACAGTTCAGTTCACTGACACTTCACAAAATGCAATCTCCTTGAGCTGGGACTTTGGAGATGGAAATAATTCAACTGCTAAGAACCCGGTGCATATTTTCTATGCAGTAGGAACTTATACTGTTAATCTGACAGCAACCAATGCAAACGGCACGAAATCAAAAACTGCGGATATAACCGTTCTGGACGAAGAGATTCTTCCCGTAGCAAACTTTACAGTAAATAAGACAAGCGGATATTATCCCCTTACAGTTCTCTTTAATGATCTCTCGCAAAATGCAATCTCCTTGAGCTGGGACTTTGGAGATGGAGCTAATTCAACCGAGCAGAATCCGGTACACACTTACTCTGCAGCAGGAACCTATACTGTTAGATTAACTGCAACAAATGCAAATGGCACTTCCCCAGCAAAAACTGCTACGATAACTGTTACAGAAGAAAGTAGCTCAAGTGGTGGAAGCAGCCATCACAGCAGCGGTGGAGGCGGCGGTGGAGGCGGTTCCCCTGAACCTCAAACTAACGTTCAAGTCAAGGAACTTTCAAGGGCACAGGTTACAAACGGAAAGCCTGTAATGTTTGAGTTCCCAAATAACGTAACATGTGTTGTGTATGTGGGTTTTGATGCAAAGAAGACCGCAGGTAAGATAACAACTATTGCCGAACAATTGAAAAATAAATCGCCTCTGGTTTCAGCCCTGGATTCGGGCGAGGTGTATAAGTACTTCAATCTCTGGGTTGGAAACTCAGGATTTGCTAGCTCAAATAACATTGAAAACCCTGTAGTGTGTTTCAAGGTTGAAAAATCCTGGCTGCAGGATAAGAAAATCAACCAGAACTCAATTACTCTAAACAGGTACAACGACAATAAATGGTCACAAATTCCTGTGAAATTATTAAAAGAAGATAGTAAATACCTGTACTTTACGGCAGAAACACCGGGTTTCTCGTTCTTTGCAATAGCAGGAAAAGCAGTAGAAAAAGAAAAAGTAGCTGAAGCAAAGCCTTCAACCAATACTTCAAAACTCGAGAAGAACAGTACAGTATCGGAGACAGAACCTGAACAAAAAACCGAACAGGAAGCAGAAAAGGATAAAACCACAAGCATACCTGGATTTGAAGCGCTATATGTAGTAGCTTGCCTTTTTATGGTATTCCTGCATAGAAGAAAATAA
- a CDS encoding nitrous oxide reductase family maturation protein NosD: MVRPGESIQSAVNNATSGDEIVISPGDYTENIVITKDNLVIRSESGNPEDTIITASNNASDVFFVDADNIKIMGMSIKGAGIEKAGIILSGALNCTVYNNKIIDNALGVYLKNSMYNEVRNNTVAQGKRAINVERSHYNRIINNDVSGERFGIYLTASEGNELSENSANMNSNHGIVLDGCNNNRLENNTANSNNGYGIYVANSGSSNLTGNTADSNVIYGIYFSDSGNSSIANNKAVNSIRGIFLLRSGESTVLNNLALNNQDGIRISSGMNSNISGNEVSNNNVSGISLLNSVNCTVNENLLLNNSQGIDLELSNNTVILNNSIREGGRAVSLRDSGYNLVLNNMALNNRYGLYVMRSQWNTLLNNTASTGVNHGIVLVNSTNNNFMNNILNSNGVHGVYLKNSSTNTLDNNTASGNGRGIYLISSSENNILNNTVLGNREYAILLSYCTGNNISGNEASNSGRGIHLSTCQNNVVSRNIITLNSISGIFMSSTSNGNIVFDNYLNNVFNSNVKDGSEGNSLNITKTAGTNIVGGSYIGGNFWAKPDGTGFSQTATDADGDGIADTAYKLQGNNYSDFLPLVGGFEPEQSVMPPTAFNISSTGTGASETVINKTETNNTKSTGDSEIETGIDETMEDAE; this comes from the coding sequence ATGGTCCGACCAGGGGAATCAATACAGTCCGCAGTAAATAATGCGACTTCCGGAGATGAAATAGTCATAAGTCCAGGAGATTATACCGAGAATATCGTGATAACAAAGGACAATCTCGTAATAAGGTCAGAGTCTGGGAATCCTGAAGACACTATAATTACAGCCAGTAATAACGCTTCAGATGTATTCTTTGTCGACGCCGATAACATAAAAATTATGGGAATGAGTATCAAGGGAGCCGGAATTGAAAAGGCAGGAATTATCCTATCAGGGGCCCTTAACTGTACAGTTTATAATAATAAAATCATTGATAACGCCCTTGGAGTATATCTAAAGAATTCAATGTACAATGAGGTTCGTAACAATACAGTGGCGCAGGGTAAGCGGGCAATTAACGTTGAGAGGTCACACTATAACAGAATAATAAATAACGATGTTTCAGGCGAGAGGTTTGGAATTTACCTAACTGCTTCCGAAGGTAACGAACTTTCTGAAAACTCGGCAAACATGAACTCTAACCATGGTATTGTTCTGGATGGATGCAACAATAATAGGCTGGAAAACAATACCGCAAATTCAAACAACGGTTATGGTATCTACGTAGCGAATTCGGGCAGTAGTAACCTTACCGGAAACACCGCAGACTCAAACGTAATTTATGGTATCTATTTTTCAGACTCAGGTAACAGCAGCATTGCAAACAATAAAGCGGTAAACAGTATTCGTGGCATTTTCCTGTTAAGATCAGGAGAGAGCACGGTTTTGAATAATCTGGCTTTAAACAACCAGGACGGTATCCGGATTTCATCAGGAATGAACAGCAATATATCAGGGAATGAGGTCTCGAACAATAATGTCTCAGGGATTTCTTTACTGAACTCTGTTAACTGTACCGTCAATGAAAATCTATTGTTAAACAACAGCCAGGGAATAGACCTGGAATTATCCAATAATACTGTTATTCTTAATAACAGCATCCGGGAAGGCGGAAGGGCAGTTAGCCTGCGTGATTCGGGTTACAACCTGGTTTTAAATAACATGGCTTTAAACAACAGGTATGGATTGTATGTCATGCGCTCGCAGTGGAATACACTATTAAACAATACGGCAAGTACAGGTGTTAACCACGGTATCGTACTTGTTAATTCCACGAATAACAACTTTATGAACAATATCCTTAACTCGAACGGAGTTCACGGAGTTTATCTGAAAAACTCAAGCACCAATACCTTAGATAACAATACAGCTTCAGGTAATGGCAGAGGTATTTACCTGATATCTTCAAGTGAAAATAATATCCTGAACAATACAGTTCTGGGTAACAGGGAATACGCAATCCTGTTATCATACTGCACAGGCAACAACATTTCAGGAAACGAGGCTTCCAACAGCGGCCGTGGGATTCACCTGAGCACCTGCCAGAACAATGTTGTCTCAAGAAATATTATCACTTTGAACAGTATCTCAGGTATTTTTATGAGCTCTACAAGCAACGGCAATATCGTTTTTGATAATTACCTGAACAACGTCTTTAACTCAAATGTTAAGGACGGTAGCGAAGGAAATAGCTTAAACATTACAAAAACTGCCGGTACCAATATCGTTGGCGGATCTTATATAGGTGGCAATTTCTGGGCAAAACCTGACGGTACTGGGTTTTCGCAGACAGCAACCGATGCAGATGGGGACGGAATTGCTGATACTGCATATAAACTCCAGGGCAATAACTATTCGGATTTCCTGCCTCTTGTAGGTGGCTTTGAGCCAGAACAGTCTGTAATGCCTCCAACAGCTTTCAATATCAGCAGTACAGGAACAGGTGCAAGTGAAACAGTTATCAATAAAACGGAAACAAATAACACAAAATCAACCGGTGACAGTGAAATAGAAACGGGTATCGATGAAACAATGGAAGACGCTGAGTAA
- a CDS encoding NosD domain-containing protein encodes MLVFFILILSSGIGTANEIFVNSGESIQAAVNSAVSGDVIIVKPGTYTENINVTVHNLIIKSESGNPVNTIIMAKNPALDVFNVESNKVTISGFKIMEANKDHAGVYMYKCKNCTIENSRLLNNTIGVHLKNSDYNSILDNLIGKSDKGVVTEQSNYNTISGNRASKNRYGFYVPNSAGNVISNNTLSENKDYGIVLSTGAGNTLSENNAYDNGRGIYLGNSDNNKISSNTITSNEVFGLFVCPKSDKNRILNNYFNNTVNAVPNNGTDNIYYIEKTPGTNIVGGPYLAGNYWAQPNGTGPSEVTPDADGDGIADKVYRLENSDYVDRRPLVAVKVKKPILPVANFSTNATSGHPPLSVQFADLSKNETERNWDFESDGNIDSTDENPVYTYTEPGTYTVNLTASNENGTASKNYIIVVLEGRETQESVWQNKIASLPGFELIYGIFGLLAVFLYRKR; translated from the coding sequence TTGTTAGTTTTTTTTATCCTGATATTAAGCTCTGGTATTGGAACTGCAAATGAAATCTTTGTCAATTCAGGAGAGTCCATACAGGCTGCTGTAAACAGTGCGGTTTCAGGCGATGTGATAATTGTAAAGCCTGGAACCTATACCGAGAACATCAATGTAACCGTACATAACCTGATAATAAAATCAGAGTCAGGAAATCCTGTAAATACAATAATAATGGCTAAAAACCCGGCCTTAGATGTGTTCAATGTAGAGTCAAACAAAGTTACGATTAGCGGATTTAAAATAATGGAGGCAAATAAAGACCATGCAGGGGTCTATATGTATAAGTGCAAAAACTGCACCATTGAAAATAGTAGATTGCTGAATAATACTATTGGAGTACATCTAAAGAATTCGGATTATAACTCAATTCTTGATAACCTGATTGGAAAAAGCGATAAGGGAGTTGTCACTGAGCAGTCCAATTATAACACAATCTCCGGAAACCGGGCTTCAAAAAACAGGTACGGGTTCTATGTTCCAAATTCTGCGGGGAATGTAATCTCAAATAATACGCTCTCGGAAAACAAAGATTACGGAATCGTGCTTTCAACTGGAGCAGGCAATACCCTCTCAGAAAATAATGCTTACGATAACGGTAGAGGCATCTACCTGGGAAATTCGGATAACAATAAGATTTCAAGCAATACTATTACTTCAAATGAGGTTTTTGGGCTTTTTGTCTGTCCCAAAAGTGACAAGAACCGCATCCTTAATAACTACTTCAATAATACTGTCAATGCCGTACCTAATAACGGAACCGACAACATATATTATATAGAAAAAACCCCAGGCACTAATATTGTCGGTGGGCCTTATCTTGCAGGAAACTACTGGGCACAACCCAATGGAACGGGCCCCTCGGAAGTCACGCCTGATGCAGATGGGGATGGCATTGCCGATAAGGTCTACAGGCTTGAAAACAGTGATTACGTCGATCGCCGGCCTCTTGTGGCTGTTAAAGTAAAGAAGCCGATTCTTCCTGTTGCAAATTTCAGTACCAATGCAACTAGTGGTCATCCTCCTCTTTCAGTCCAGTTTGCCGATCTTTCAAAAAATGAAACCGAAAGAAACTGGGACTTTGAAAGCGATGGAAACATTGATTCGACGGACGAAAACCCGGTTTATACCTATACAGAGCCTGGAACCTATACCGTTAACCTTACTGCAAGTAACGAAAACGGGACTGCTTCAAAAAATTACATAATAGTCGTTCTTGAAGGACGCGAGACTCAAGAATCTGTCTGGCAGAATAAAATTGCGAGTTTACCTGGCTTTGAATTGATTTATGGAATTTTTGGTTTACTTGCAGTCTTCCTGTATAGAAAAAGATAA
- a CDS encoding class I SAM-dependent methyltransferase, with amino-acid sequence MGLWESFDRYAKEYDAWYEKYKPAYESELLALRAFLPENPEKLKALEIGAGTGRFASALGIGIGLEPARAMAMLAKQRRLEVVLGVAEFLPIKREQFDLVLIVTALSFFENPNQALREALRVLKPGGQILAGILDKDSPQGRCIESEKKGSKFSTEAHFLSATEVLTYLAEIGFENLEICQTLIKEPEKIKYVELPEKGHGKGRFAVISAKTFHGFRN; translated from the coding sequence ATGGGGTTATGGGAGAGCTTTGACAGGTATGCAAAAGAATATGACGCCTGGTACGAGAAATATAAACCTGCATACGAATCCGAGCTTCTTGCCCTGAGAGCTTTTCTCCCCGAAAATCCGGAGAAATTGAAAGCTCTTGAAATTGGAGCTGGTACAGGCAGGTTCGCTTCGGCTCTCGGGATTGGAATTGGGCTTGAACCGGCAAGAGCTATGGCAATGCTTGCAAAGCAACGCAGGCTGGAAGTCGTGCTTGGGGTTGCGGAGTTTCTGCCCATTAAAAGAGAACAATTTGATCTCGTTTTAATTGTTACCGCACTTTCTTTTTTTGAAAATCCGAATCAGGCACTCAGAGAAGCTCTGAGGGTATTGAAGCCAGGCGGACAAATACTGGCTGGAATCCTTGATAAGGATAGCCCTCAAGGACGCTGCATTGAATCGGAGAAAAAAGGAAGCAAATTTTCCACGGAGGCACATTTTCTTTCTGCAACAGAAGTCTTAACATACCTTGCAGAAATCGGGTTTGAAAATCTCGAGATCTGCCAGACTCTTATCAAAGAGCCTGAAAAAATAAAATATGTTGAACTTCCGGAAAAAGGACATGGAAAAGGAAGATTTGCTGTAATTTCAGCAAAGACATTTCATGGATTCAGGAATTGA
- a CDS encoding protoglobin domain-containing protein has translation MSIEKIPGYTYGKTESMSPLNLEDLKLLKDSVMFTEEDEKYLKKAGEVLEDQVEEILDTWYGFVGSHPHLLYYFTSPDGTPNEEYLAAVRKRFSKWILDTCNRNYDQAWLDYQYEIGLRHHRTKKNRTDNVESVPNINYRYLVAFIYPITATIKPFLARKGHTSEEVEKMHQAWFKATVLQVALWSYPYVKQGDF, from the coding sequence ATGTCCATAGAAAAAATTCCGGGTTACACATATGGAAAGACAGAAAGTATGTCTCCTCTTAACCTGGAGGATCTGAAACTATTAAAAGATTCTGTGATGTTTACAGAAGAGGATGAAAAGTACCTCAAGAAAGCAGGAGAAGTGCTGGAAGATCAGGTCGAGGAGATCCTTGACACTTGGTATGGGTTTGTGGGGTCACATCCACATCTACTCTATTATTTCACCAGTCCAGACGGGACTCCCAACGAAGAATATCTTGCTGCGGTCAGAAAACGCTTTTCCAAGTGGATTCTTGATACCTGCAACCGCAACTACGACCAGGCCTGGCTGGATTATCAATATGAGATAGGTCTGCGGCATCACCGGACCAAGAAGAACCGGACTGACAATGTAGAATCTGTTCCAAACATAAACTATCGCTATCTTGTCGCTTTTATTTACCCGATAACAGCAACAATTAAACCTTTTCTTGCAAGGAAAGGACACACTTCCGAGGAAGTGGAAAAAATGCATCAGGCCTGGTTTAAAGCAACAGTACTGCAGGTGGCTTTATGGAGTTACCCCTATGTAAAACAAGGGGATTTCTGA
- the dps gene encoding DNA protection during starvation protein, with translation MAKVAREVVEKAGVDIEKLLELLIKNASAELTTYYYYTILRFNLIGLEGEGIKEIAETARVEDRNHFEALVPRIYELGGKLPRNMNDFHNISACSPAYLPEDPTDIRAMLQVLVNAERCAVRGYTEICNLTAGKDHRTYDLSQAILNEEIEHESWFSEFLGEGPSGHFLRRGDTSPFVSKFLR, from the coding sequence GTGGCAAAAGTGGCAAGAGAAGTTGTAGAGAAGGCTGGAGTTGACATTGAAAAGCTACTAGAACTTTTGATCAAAAATGCTTCTGCCGAACTCACAACTTACTACTACTATACCATACTGAGGTTTAATTTAATTGGCCTGGAAGGGGAAGGAATAAAAGAGATTGCCGAAACAGCCCGGGTCGAAGACCGTAACCACTTTGAAGCTCTTGTACCCAGGATCTACGAACTGGGTGGAAAACTTCCCAGAAACATGAATGACTTCCACAATATTTCCGCTTGCTCACCGGCATATCTCCCGGAAGATCCGACAGACATACGAGCAATGCTGCAAGTGCTTGTTAACGCAGAAAGGTGCGCAGTACGCGGATATACCGAAATCTGCAACTTAACTGCCGGTAAAGACCACCGTACCTATGACCTGTCTCAGGCGATCCTTAACGAAGAAATCGAGCATGAGTCATGGTTCTCCGAATTCCTTGGAGAAGGACCTTCCGGACATTTCCTGCGCAGGGGTGACACTTCTCCTTTTGTCTCAAAGTTTCTGAGATAA
- a CDS encoding ZIP family metal transporter has protein sequence MVWDIIHFFQQLSPLEQALLAGIFTWGMTALGAASVFLTREVSRRILDLMLGFTAGVMVAASYWSLLAPAIEMSEGESIPAWFPAVIGFLLGGLFLRGIDKILPHLQFGSGTEAAEGLKTSWRRNTLLVLAVTLHNIPEGLAVGVAFGAAASGYTYNLPAAVSLAVGIGIQNLPEGLVVSVPLRREGMSCFKSFNYGQSSAIVEPISSVIGAAAVILIQPILPYALAFAAGAMIFVVVEEIIPESQRGGNAPLATIGTMIGFSVMMVLDVAFG, from the coding sequence GTGGTTTGGGATATTATCCATTTCTTCCAGCAGTTATCTCCGCTGGAACAGGCGCTACTTGCAGGAATTTTTACATGGGGAATGACTGCATTAGGAGCAGCATCTGTATTTCTTACCCGAGAGGTCAGTAGGCGCATACTTGATTTGATGCTAGGTTTTACGGCTGGTGTGATGGTAGCTGCTAGCTATTGGTCTCTGCTCGCTCCAGCTATTGAAATGTCTGAAGGAGAAAGTATTCCAGCATGGTTTCCTGCAGTTATAGGTTTTCTTCTGGGGGGACTTTTTCTCAGAGGAATAGACAAAATACTTCCCCATCTTCAATTTGGATCTGGGACGGAAGCTGCCGAAGGTTTAAAAACTTCATGGAGACGAAACACTCTTTTGGTTCTTGCTGTAACACTACACAATATTCCGGAAGGACTTGCTGTCGGGGTTGCCTTTGGAGCTGCAGCTTCGGGATACACGTATAATCTTCCCGCAGCAGTTTCCCTTGCTGTAGGAATAGGAATTCAGAATTTACCAGAAGGACTTGTGGTTTCCGTTCCCCTTCGGCGTGAGGGCATGTCTTGCTTTAAAAGCTTCAATTACGGCCAATCTTCCGCAATAGTTGAACCTATTTCAAGTGTGATCGGGGCCGCAGCGGTTATTCTCATACAACCTATCCTGCCGTATGCTCTAGCCTTTGCTGCAGGCGCCATGATCTTTGTTGTAGTCGAAGAAATTATTCCTGAGTCCCAGCGTGGAGGAAATGCTCCTCTTGCAACAATAGGCACAATGATAGGCTTTTCGGTAATGATGGTTCTTGATGTGGCTTTTGGCTAA
- a CDS encoding molybdopterin dinucleotide binding domain-containing protein, which produces MDFGSFLAAPEIKVKVITYRDIFQDKAMLENRFGEEYKDLSAIIKLDHADLKQLDLKKGDTVILKNSFGRVVVKAEESGYETPHKGIAYMPKSPWSNTLVSDETGGTGVPKFKDISATVTSAKGEKVTELML; this is translated from the coding sequence ATGGATTTCGGATCTTTTCTTGCAGCTCCAGAAATAAAAGTCAAAGTCATAACTTACAGGGACATCTTTCAGGATAAGGCTATGCTCGAAAACCGCTTTGGGGAAGAATACAAAGACCTATCTGCGATAATAAAGCTGGACCATGCAGATCTCAAGCAGTTGGACCTGAAAAAAGGCGATACAGTAATTTTAAAAAATTCCTTTGGAAGAGTTGTGGTAAAAGCTGAGGAATCCGGATACGAAACTCCTCACAAAGGCATCGCATATATGCCCAAAAGCCCCTGGTCAAATACGCTGGTTTCGGATGAAACCGGAGGTACAGGGGTACCTAAATTCAAGGATATATCCGCAACCGTTACCAGCGCAAAAGGGGAAAAAGTGACTGAACTCATGCTTTAA